Proteins from a single region of Oenanthe melanoleuca isolate GR-GAL-2019-014 chromosome 12, OMel1.0, whole genome shotgun sequence:
- the TWF2 gene encoding twinfilin-2 encodes MTHQTGIHATTELRDFFAKARNGSVRLIKVIIEDEQLVLGAHKELSRRWDADYDPFVLPLLDEQQPCYVLYRLDSQNAQGYEWLFISWSPDSSPVRLKMLYAATRATVKKEFGGGHIKDEMFGTVKEDVSLSGYQKHMSSCSAPAPLTAAEQELQQIRINEVKTEISVESKHQTLQGLAFPLQLDAQQAIQALKQKKINYIQLKLDLERETIELVHTSPTEISDLPKRIPQDSARYHFFLYKHSHEGDYLESVVFIYSMPGYKCSIKERMLYSSCKSRLLDTVEQEFCLEIAKKIEIDDGAELTAEFLYEEVHPKQHAFRQAFAKPRGPVGKRGQKRLIKGPGENGEDS; translated from the exons AGCAGCTCGTGCTGGGGGCCCACAAAGAGCTGTCCCGGCGCTGGGATGCTGACTATGACCCCTTTGTGCTGCCCTTGCtggatgagcagcagccctgctaCGTCCTGTACCGCCTGGACAGCCAGAACGCCCAGGGCTACGAGTGGCTCTTCATCTCCTGGTCCCCTGACAGCTCCCCG gTCCGGCTGAAGATGCTGTACGCTGCCACCAGAGCCACGGTGAAGAAGGAGTTTGGAGGGGGGCACATAAAGGACGAGATGTTTGGCACAGTGAAG GAGGACGTGTCCCTCAGTGGTTACCAGAAGCACAtgtcctcctgctctgccccagccccgctgaCCGCAGccgagcaggagctgcagcagatcCGCATCAACGAG GTGAAGACGGAGATCAGCGTGGAGAGCAAGCACcagacactgcagggcctggcCTTCCCCCTGCAGCTGGATGCCCAGCAAGCCATCCAGGCTCtcaagcagaagaaaatcaacTACATCCAGCTG AAGCTGGATCTGGAGCGGGAGACCATCGAGCTGGTGCACACAAGCCCCACAGAGATCTCTGACCTGCCCAAGAGGATCCCCCAGGACTCTGCTCGCTACCATTTCTTCCTGTACAAGCACTCGCACGAGGGAGATTACCTGGAGTCTGTTG TCTTTATCTACTCCATGCCTGGCTACAAGTGCAGCATTAAGGAGCGCATGCTCTACTCCAGCTGCAAGAGCCGGTTGCTGGACACTGTGGAGCAGGAGTTTTGCCTGGAGATAGCCAAGAAG ATCGAGATCGACGACGGGGCGGAGCTGACGGCAGAGTTCCTGTACGAGGAGGTGCACCCCAAGCAGCACGCCTTCCGGCAGGCCTTCGCCAAGCCCCGGGGGCCCGTGGGCAAGCGGGGACAGAAGCGGCTCATCAAGGGCCCGGGCGAGAACGGCGAGGACAGTTAG
- the ALAS1 gene encoding 5-aminolevulinate synthase, non-specific, mitochondrial, translating to MEAVVRRCPFLARVSQAFLQKAGPSLLLYAQHCPRMMEAAPPAARSLAMSAARGQQAEETPAGREAKNVKEVAQQNADGAQPPAGHPPASTSQSTATKCPFLAAQMNHKNSNVFCKASLELQEDVQEMQADRKGTEFAKMPSTSTVRKIETEGEEQSGLLKKFKDIMLKQRPESVSHLLQDNLPKSVSTFQYDQFFEKKIDEKKKDHTYRVFKTVNRKAQIFPMADDYTDSLITKKEVSVWCSNDYLGMSRHPRVCRAVMETLKQHGAGAGGTRNISGTSKFHVDLEKELADLHGKDAALLFSSCFVANDSTLFTLAKMLPGCEIYSDSGNHASMIQGICNSRVPKHIFRHNDVNHLRELLKKSDPSTPKIVAFETVHSMDGAVCPLEELCDVAHEHGAITFVDEVHAVGLYGARGGGIGDRDGVMHKMDIISGTLGKAFGCVGGYISSTSSLIDTVRSYAAGFIFTTSLPPMLLAGALASVRTLKSAEGQALRRQHQRNVKLMRQMLMDAGLPVVHCPSHIIPVRVADAAKNTEICDKLMSQHSIYVQAINYPTVPRGEELLRIAPTPHHTPQMMSYFIEKLLATWKDVGLELKPHSSAECNFCRRPLHFEVMSERERAYFSGMSKLVSVSA from the exons ATGGAGGCGGTGGTGCGGCGCTGCCCGTTCCTGGCCCGTGTGTCCCAGGCGTTCCTGCAGAAGGCTGGGCCGTCGCTGCTGCTGTACGCTCAGCACTGCCCGCGCATGATGGAGGCGGCGCCGCCGGCCGCCCGCTCCCTCGCCATGTCCGCCGCCCGCGGGCAGCAGGCGGAGGAGACCCCCGCGGGCCGCG AGGCCAAAAATGTCAAAGAAGTGGCCCAGCAGAATGCAGATGGagcccagcctcctgctggCCACCCACCTGCCAGCACTAGCCAGAGTACGGCTACCAAATGCCCATTCCTGGCAGCTCAGATGAATCACAAGAACAGCAATGTCTTCTGCAaagccagcctggagctgcaggaggatgtgCAGGAAATGCAGGCGGACAGGAAAG GTACAGAATTTGCCAAAATGCCAAGTACTTCCACAGTGAGAAAGATTGAGACTGAGGGAGAAGAGCAGAGTGGCTTGCTCAAGAAGTTTAAGGATATTATGCTGAAGCAAAGACCGGAAAGCGTTTCTCATCTGCTTCAGGATAACTTGCCAAAAT CTGTATCCACCTTCCAGTATGACCAGTTCTTTGAGAAGAAGATAGATGAGAAGAAGAAGGATCACACCTACCGAGTGTTCAAGACAGTGAACCGGAAGGCGCAGATCTTCCCCATGGCGGACGACTACACTGACTCCCTGATCACCAAAAAGGAGGTGTCTGTGTGGTGCAGCAACGATTACCTCGGCATGAGCCGCCACCCTCGTGTCTGTAGGGCAGTCAT GGAAACACTGAAACAAcatggtgctggagcaggaggcacGAGAAACATATCAGGAACAAGTAAATTTCATGTCGACTTGGAAAAAGAACTAGCTGATCTTCATGGAAAAGATGCAGCACTGTTGTTCTCATCTTGCTTTGTAGCCAATGACTCCACTCTCTTCACTCTAGCTAAAATGCTGCCAG GGTGTGAGATCTACTCTGATTCTGGAAATCATGCCTCCATGATCCAGGGGATCTGTAACAGCAGGGTGCCAAAACATATATTTCGCCATAATGATGTCAACCATCTTCGAGAACTATTGAAAAAGTCTGATCCATCCACCCCTAAAATTGTTGCATTTGAAACTGTTCACTCAATGGATG GTGCTGTCTGTCCCCTGGAAGAGCTGTGTGATGTGGCCCACGAGCACGGGGCCATCACCTTTGTGGATGAGGTGCACGCTGTGGGGCTGTACGGGGCCCGAGGAGGTGGGATCGGAGACCGGGACGGGGTCATGCACAAGATGGACATCATCTCTGGAACTCTTG gcAAAGCATTTGGCTGTGTGGGAGGGTACATCTCCAGCACCAGTTCCCTGATCGACACGGTGCGCTCGTACGCCGCTGGGTTCATTTTCACCACGTCGCTGCCGCCCATGCTGCTGGCCGGGGCGCTGGCGTCGGTGCGCACGCTGAAGAGCGCCGAGGGGCAGGCGCTGCGGCGCCAGCACCAGCGCAACGTCAAGCTCATGCGGCAGATGCTGATGGACGCGGGGCTGCCCGTGGTGCACTGCCCCAGCCACATCATTCCCGTCAGG GTTGCAGATGCTGCTAAAAATACAGAGATCTGTGACAAGCTGATGAGCCAGCACAGCATCTACGTCCAAGCCATCAACTACCCGACGGTTCCCCgtggagaggagctgctccgAATTGCCCCTACACCTCACCACACCCCTCAGATGATGAGTTATTTTATTG AAAAACTGCTGGCTACGTGGAAGGATGTTGGTCTGGAGCTGAAACCACACTCCTCAGCTGAATGCAACTTCTGTAGACGACCCCTGCATTTTGAAGTGATGAGTGAACGAGAACGAGCCTACTTCAGTGGCATGAGCAAATTAGTATCTGTCAGTGCATGA